Proteins from one Chanodichthys erythropterus isolate Z2021 chromosome 15, ASM2448905v1, whole genome shotgun sequence genomic window:
- the tmem268 gene encoding transmembrane protein 268 has product MEERERQFNGEERSDVESPTGQSAVAGEQSRASTWRNGECVASVSTSSWFTPTFDFSHCRNLLETNGFQIPADDFEGPLHLALDHPSVKRYLLFNSNVFNFILAPFLYLVLWCALYSTIHMYLEDSTAEFWVLCLCVSLVSIILTATIMLIFHYSNKEINMNTDVRLVGVNEHMVKHRLLLGVANWVHKCRGKLQLFCVYWDMTPCLNCLVETLDDMSFVRNQVQSKLKKRMSHLVLVTQVTTLDPEGGLPDEEVPEEERPLLVEGRERSSSSSQREDSKLTKNFSLMPDATLSNQAIAHQLLMTYSALYVRLLVSNKLPAPSQRPSGAGKNHSTSSLCLCEYVELKVLQ; this is encoded by the exons ATGGAGGAGAGGGAGCGGCAGTTTAATGGAGAGGAAAGAAGTGATGTTGAATCCCCCACAGGACAGTCAGCCGTGGCAGGAGAACAAAGCAGAGCATCCACATGGAGGAATG GTGAGTGTGTGGCATCTGTGTCCACTTCCTCTTGGTTCACTCCCACATTTgacttttcacactgcaggaaTCTTTTGGAAACCAATGGCTTTCAG ATTCCAGCTGATGATTTTGAGGGTCCACTGCATTTAGCGCTGGACCATCCGTCCGTCAAAAGATACCTGCTTTTCAActcaaatgtttttaatttcatcCTGGCACCC TTTTTGTATCTGGTGCTGTGGTGTGCTTTGTACTCGACCATTCACATGTACCTTGAAGACAGTACAGCAGAATTCTGGGTactctgtctgtgtgtcagtcTGGTGTCCATAATCCTCACTGCCACCATCATGCTCATCTTCCACTACAGCAACAAAGAG ATCAACATGAACACAGACGTGCGGTTGGTGGGGGTTAATGAGCACATGGTCAAGCATAGGCTGCTGTTGGGAGTGGCCAACTGGGTTCATAAATGCAGAGGAAAACTGCAA CTCTTCTGTGTATACTGGGACATGACCCCGTGTCTGAATTGTCTGGTGGAAACGCTGGATGACATGAGTTTTGTCAGGAATCAAGTACAG AGCAAACTCAAGAAAAGAATGTCCCACCTAGTTCTAGTGACCCAGGTCACGACCCTGGATCCAGAGGGTGGATTACCGGATGAAGAGGTTCCAGAAGAAGAGCGCCCCCTGCTGGTGGAGGGACGAGAGAGAAGTTCATCAAGCAGTCAACGGGAAGACTCTAAACTCACAAAAAACTTCAGCTTGATGCCTGACGCCACTCTCTCAAATCAG GCTATTGCTCACCAGCTCCTGATGACCTACAGTGCACTTTATGTTAGACTGCTAGTATCAAACAAGCTTCCTGCTCCTTCCCAGCGGCCCTCAGGCGCAGGGAAAAATCACTCTACTTCAtctctgtgtctgtgtgagtaTGTGGAGTTAAAGGTCCTGCAGTAG